The genomic DNA AGCTTCCTGAAGATCATCCTGGAGAAAGCCGATGAAATGGGCGTGCCGCTGCTGTCGGTGCGCCGCGCGCTGGTGTCGGGCGAAGCGTTCCCGCCTTCCTTGCGCGACTGGCTGCGCGCGCGTGGCATCGACGGCTACCAGGCCTATGGCAGCGCGGACCTCGGCATGATCGCCTTCGAGACGCCCGCGCGCGAGGGCCTGGTGCTGGGCGAGGACATCCTGGTCGAGATCGTGCGGCCGGGCACCGGCATTCCCGTGCCCGACGGCGAGGTGGGCGAGGTGGTCGTCACCACGCTCAATCCCGATTACCCGCTGGTGCGCTTCGGCACCGGCGACCTTTCCGCCGTGTTGCCTGGACGTTCCCCTTGCGGACGCACGAACACGCGCATCAAGGGCTGGATGGGCCGCGCCGACCAGACCACCAAGGTGCGCGGGCTGTTCGTGCACCCGCCGCAGGTGGCCGACATCGTGTCGCGCCACCCCGAGATCCGCAGGGCCCGGCTGGTGGTGAGCGGCGCCGCGGGCAGCGACGTGTTGCACTTGCGGGTCGAGGCGGATGCCTGGCCGCCCGGCCTGGCGGAGAAGATCGCGGGCTCGGTGCGGGACGTCACCAAGCTGCGCGCCGAGGTCGAGCATGTGCGGCAGGGCGACCTGCCGAATGATGGCAAGGTGATCGAGGACGCGCGGTCCTACGAATGACATGCCGGCAATGGGAAAAGGCGCCGGGCCCGCGCCCGGCGCCTTCCAGAAACGAGCGGGCCGCCCCGAGAGGCGGCCCAACCCTTCCAGCATCACGATCATCCACCGCGACACTTCCCTTCGCGAAAGTCGGAAGCCACTGTAGCCAGGCCGGAGATTCCTTGCTATGTCGGCAACCGCGGTGGATGAACCGCCAGCTTAGAACCGGTGACGCAGACCCACCGCCACCGACGTGCTCTTCACGTCTTCGCGGAAGTAGAAGTTGTCGGCGTACGACGCGTAGGCGTACACGTTCGTGCGCTTGGACAGGTCGTGCGTGAAGCCGATGCTGTAGACGTTGGTGGTTTCGTCCTGGCCGTTCAGCTTGTCGTTCTTGGGGTCGGCGGCTTGCCACGACGCGAAGACCTTGTTGGCGCCCAGCGGAACGGTGGCGGCAACCAGGTACGAGTTGGCGCGGAAGCCCTTGGCGGCGGTGTAGCTGCCGGCATAGCGGGCGCCCGAGGGGCCGACGCCGATGTCGGTGTTCTTCATCCAGCCGTCACGCACCTGGCCATAGGCCAGGCCGATCTTGACCACTTCGAAGTCATAGGTGCCGCCCAGCATGAACGACTGGATTTCGTCTTCATCACGCGAATTCTGGTTCGACAGGTTCACGCTGTCGTAGGCGGCGGCCAGGTACACGGGGCCGGCCGAGTAACGCAGGCCCAGGGTCGTGGCGCGGTTGTTCAGGTCGGTGGCGAAGCCGGTGTTGGTCTTGCCGCTGTCGGCGTTGAACGAGTAGCCCACGCCAGCCTGGAAGCCGCCGAACTTCGGGGTTTCGTAGGTGACCAGATTGTCGTAGCGCACGCTGGCGGCGCCCGAGAAGGTCGAGCCGATCGAGGCCGAACCGAAGTTGGTGCCGAAGGGGCTGACGGCTTCGCCGACCCACGACGTCTGGAAGTTCTTGTTCAGGCCGGCCTGGATCTTGCCCCACGAATCGCTTTGCAGGCCCAGCGTGGCCTGGCGGCCGAACAGGCGGCCGCTTTGGCCTTGCTTGCCGGTCGAGGCGTTGTAGCCGTTCTCCAGCGTGAAGATGGCCTTCAGGCCACCGCCCAGGTCTTCCGCGCCCTTCAGGCCGAAGCGCGAGCTGCCGTGGCCCCCGTCGATCATGCCGACGCGGCTTTGTTCGAAGCCGTTGGGGCCTTCGACCTTCTCGTAGCCGATACCCAGGTCAACCACGCCGTACAGGGTCACGGTGGTTTGGGCTTGGGCGGCGGAAACCAGGCCGGCGGCCAGGGTGGCGGCGAGGGCGCAAAGCTTGAACTTCATGAGTCTTCTTCTCCGAAATGAAAAGCGCCTGTGTGGCGCATGGGTGTCGGGCGCGTGCCGGTGAGGGCGGCGGCGCGCCTGGCAGTTCTGGTGCCTTCGCAGTATGGGAGGGGGAGACGGGACGATTAATATGCGCAATGGCAAGCTCTTTGCCGCCCGTGGCGCAATGCATGCAGGCACTGTCATGAAAGGCGTGGGCCAGCGTGTGCGGAAAAACGCGGGATCTTGGGTAAACCCTTGCGGCGCAAGGCATTGCGAAGTGCAAGCACACGTTTCAAAAATGTTGCGCTTTCCTGGTGCAGCGCGGGTGCGCCGCGCTGCGTGAGGACGAAAAAAAGCGCCCGCAGGCGCCGTCTTGAGCCAGACGTTGTCACGCCGCAACAGCATCCCGCTTGCAATGCAGCATCTCCTGGATGCGCGCCTGCAGGAAATCCAGGAAGACGCGCGTGCGCGCGGGCGGACGGCGGCTGGCGAACATGGCGTACAGGGGAATGGAGGCCAACTGCCAGGCCGGCAGCACGGGCACCATGTGATCCGGCTGCCGGGACCCGACACAGGGCAGGGCCACGATGCCCGCGCCCGTGATGGCGAGCCGGCGCAACAACTCCGGGTTGTTGGAGCCGAAGCGGCCCGTCACCGGGATCCGCACCCGTTCGCCATCCCGCTCCAGCGTCCAGGCGCTCAGCTCACCGCACACGTCCGAGCCCAGGCATTCGTGCCGGATCAGATCGCCGGGCGAGGCGGGCACGCCATGTTCGCGCAGGTAATGCGGCGAGGCATACAACTGGTGCGGGATGTCCGCGAGGCGCCGGGCGATCAGGTCGGAGTCGGCCTGTTCGCCCCAGCGCAAGGCCACGTCGAACTGCCGCGCGGGATGCGGATTCGGTTCGTGGCTGTAGTCATAGCGGTATTCCAGTTCCGGCCAGTGTTCGGCGAACTCACGCGCCAGCTGGCTGAAGTCCAGGGCTTCCAGCGGTTCGGGCAACAGCACGCGCAGCGTGCCGCGCGGGCGCACGCCCAGCTCGTGCAGGACCGAGTGCGCGTCGCGCACTTCCTCGACGAGTTGCCGGCAGCGTTCGAAGTACAGGCGGCCGGCATCGGTCAGGGTGATCTGGCGCGTGGTGCGCACCAGCAGGGACACGCCCAGCGTGGCTTCGAGCTTGCGCAGGCGGCGCGAAACCGTGCTGGCGGGAACGCCGGTGGTGTCGGCCGCGCGCGAGATGTTGCCGCGCCTGGCCACCTCCACGAACAAGGCGATGTCGTTGAGATCGGGTTGCGAGGGTGCGCCGGCAGGGCTCACGGCGTCTGGAAAGGAAGCAGGTGCAGCGTACGTCATGGTGAGGCTTGCGGTTCTGCGTGCCGGGAACAGGCGCCTCCGCCCTGAGGCGGGCAGGCCAGCATCCAATGGAACCGCGTGCCGAACTGTAAGGACTTTTTGCGGACAGTTTTATGACACCTGGTTGTAATGGGGGGGTAATTCTTGCCGTTCTGCTTCTGTTCGTCGGCGATTTGCCGACTTTCCGCAGGCAACGCGTTTGTCTGCGCCCCGGCTCGCCGGTTACGCTGCCGGCCAGGCAGGGGCAGAGGCCTCGTCCACGCAACACGCAAGGCAGGAGCACATCATGAAGGCTTGGAAGGCAGTGGCGGGCGCATTGGCGCTCATGGCGGCGCAAGGCGCGCATGCGGCGACGACGCTGGAGACGGTCAAGCAGCGCGGCGTCGTGCAATGCGGCACCACCACGGGGTTCGCCGGCTTCTCGGCGCCCGACGCGCAAGGCAACTGGAAGGGCCTGGACGTGGACCTGTGCCGTGCGGTGGCGGCTGCGGTGTTCGGCGACGCGGGCAAGATGAAGATCGTGCCCCTCAATGCCCAGCAGCGCTTCACGGCCCTGCAGTCCGGCGAGATCGACCTGCTGGCGCGCAACACCACGGTCACGCAGCAGCGCGACACGGCGCTGGGCATCATCCACGCGGGCATCAATTTCTATGACGGCCAGGGCTTCCTGGTGCCGCGCGCGCTGGGCGTGAAAAGCGCCAGGGAGATCGACGGCGCGACGATCTGCCTGCAGACGGGCACTTCCAACGAGAACACGCTGGCGGACTGGGCGCGCGCGCACCAGGTGAAATACAAACCGGTGGTCATCGAGTCCTTCAACGAAGTGGTCAATGCCTTCGCGGCCGGCCGCTGCGACGTGTTCAGCACCGATGCCTCGGGCCTGGCGTCCATCCGCATTTCGAAACTGCAGAACCCGGACGACTACGTGGTGCTGCCCGAGATCATCTCCAAGGAGCCCCTGGGACCCTTCGTGCGCCAGGGCGACGACACCTGGCTGAACGTGGTGAAGTGGTCGCTGTTCGCCATGATCGAGGCCGAGGAATACGGCGTCACGTCGAAGAACGTGGGCCAGATGCTGGAGAGCGCCAATCCGAACGTGCGGCGCCTGCTGGGCGTGACGCCCGGCGCGGGCAAGAACATGGGCCTGTCCGAGACCTGGGCGCGCAGCATCATCGAGCAGGTGGGCAACTACGGTGAAAGCTTCGACCGTAACGTCGGGCTGGGCAGCCCGCTGAAGATCGAGCGGGGGCTCAACAGGCAATGGACCGATGGCGGGCTGATGTACGCGTTGCCGGTGCGGTAAGGGAGTTGGGCGGCGAGGAGATGCGTGCAGGCAAAAGCCGCTTGGGCTACCTCGCTTTCCTGATGGTTTGGCAGCGTCAGCCTGGGCTTAATCTGCCGATTGGTACATATCTGCGTAGGTGTCTATCAGATCCTGATCGACCAGGCGCAGTTCGATCTGATTGGCTCGCTCGATGTGGCGCGCATTGTCCAGGGAAAATATCTCATCCAGGGTGCTGATGATGATCGTGCCTTTTTGTTTTTTTCCTGCCGAGGGTGTCGGGATAAGTGCTTGGGCCTCGGGGAGTTGCTGGGCGGTGATGACGCGGGGCAAGTAAAGCATCCAGCCTGCGCCGGGTTTGTCTTCGAAGACTTGATGCTGGTCGTAATACCGTGGCGCGACAGATATGTATTGCGCGGGAAACAGCGATATCAACGAGATGAGGATGTCCTTGACGGAGTCTGCTTTCCCAAAGCGATCGTCACGGCGTTTGTGGTAAGAGATCTTAATGGTGCAGGGCGCGCCAACACTGTTGACGTGCATCGCGAGGACTACCCCATCTTGCGGTTTTTCTGCGCCATTCCAAATCGACACGAAGGTGAACGATTTGTCTGCATGGAATTTGTGCTGCAGAACCGCGAGCAAAGCTGTCGACGCCTCATCACCCTCGAAGGCCGGGTATAGAAAAGCCTCTTCGCGAGAGTTTCCTTGCGCGAACCAGTGCGTCAAGCCTTCTGACTTGTCTGCGAGCAACTTGGCAATGATATGCAGGCGTCGGAGCATTTCATTGAAATCGTCCGAGCGAAGCGTGGAGTCTTTGAATTGGCAGGTGATCAGCATTCGATTGGCCTAGGGGACGAAGATCGACTCGATACTCAAGGCTGTCAAGGCAGGGCGCATGAGCCCCCACGCTTTGGGTGTCTGGAAGTACCAACGTAATCTCGCCGGTGCAGAACCACGCACTACCATTGCCTGCCTGCCAGCTTCTATTTCCATATCATCAAAACCAAAGAACCATTCTTTCACTTCGCCGTCCCTGTCGACGAATTGATCGTAATTTCCCTTCGCCTCCTGTAATAGGCACTCGCCCGATACAAATCCATCGAACCTCACACCCATCCAGACCCATTCGTCGCTCCAGCGACAACTCACCGTGTCGAACGGAAAGCCGGTGATCCTGGCCTGGTAAGTGTAGGCGTTCCAATTCACACCGTGAGGCTGTCTGACCATCAGGCCCATGTCCGGTGGACATTTTTTACAGGCTTCCGCTGTACGCGAGAGCTCACGGTCTGTCGCCATGGCCCCGGACTTGGCCTCGCTGTCCTCTCTAGGCGTGTCGCCCGGCAGGGCCGCCACGCCCCCCACGGCCGCGCCAGTAGCAGCGCCCACGGCGAGCCGACCGGCCGCCGCGATCAGCGCTTCCGTTATCCACGTCGCGATGGGGATTGCCAATGGTGCAGGCATGATGCATTACTCCTTGTTGCTGCCTTGCGCTGCCCGGCGTGTCTGCCATCGCATCACTTGCATGTAGTCGTGGAAACGCTGCTCCGCCGGCCTGCCTGGCTTGGCTATCCAGCGGCGGAATCCAGGCTGAGTGTAGAAACCGGGTGCCAGTGCTTCGGTCTTGAGAAATTCAACCAGGTCTGCGTCGATATCGATGCCCATGTCGCGCGCTGCCGCCAGCCTTTCGGTCAATCCCGCCTGGGGCAAGCCTGGGTACGCCCGCAGCAGGTCTTGCTGTACACCCAGTACGAAGTTATGGGCGTCGATCTTGGATAGGCCTGCGAGTTGCTGCGGAGTGAGATCAATCGGCATGGGTGGGGTAGATGCGAGTCAGTCGTCCTTGGCACTGGGACAGCCACTGGCGCACCGGGCCGAAAAATTCGGCACGCTGGGTGATCGACAACACGGCGAGAATTTGCTCGCTGATTCGCGCGTCGTAATAGCGCAGCAGCGCGGTAGCGCCTGATGGCAACCGGACATCCAGGCGCGCGCGCAAAGCATCTGCCAAGTCTGCGAAAGAATGGGTGCTGATGAGCCAGATGCATCCGTCACCGCTGCATCCCAGGCGCTTCAAGGTAGCTCTATCAGGGCCGGCGGGATCGGTCGCGTCCAGCAACCATGGACCGGCATGGGCAAGCGCGTGATCGGGGGTGTGGTCGAACAAGGCGATGCAGGAACTGGATCTTGATAGCGGGGCCGCAGGATTCGCGTGGGCATGCAATACGCCATCAGCCAGACCGTAAAGCCGCAAGGGATGGCTCACTTGTTGTTGGGTGGCGGCTAGATAGTCCTCGATATCCCCGGGCATCGGGCTTAGCCTCGCGTCACGAGTGTGGCTGCGTTGCGCGCGGCAGTTTCCAGGCATTCTTGGCAAAGCGTGCCACTTTGGGGCGTGATGCTATTTCGGGGGCCGGTAGTGCCCGCGGCTTCATCTATGCAAGCGACCGTTTGGGATGCGATCAGCACTGCCCCGCAGGCCGTGCGCATTCCTTCGACGGCGGTCTCCTTATCCATGAAGGTATGCCGGCGTCCTGCATCGGGCAGGATCGGGAATGCCCCCTTGCACTTCTGGCATACCACCAGGTGGCCGACCAGAGCAATCTCGCGTCCGAAAAGTATGCCCATGGCATGCCCTTCGATCACAGTGCCGCCGTGGGAGGTGGAATCTCCTTTTCGGATAATTGCGCGTCCAGCCATGTTGCATGCCTCTCATGTCTGCCACGAACATACCTTGGCGTTCTGACTTGTGGAAATTCCTTGAGGGGTGAAGAAAGAGTGACAGGTGCGCCGACTGGCAAGCTAAGACGAATGAAAAGGCCTGGCGCCGGTTGCGGTACCGGATCCAGGCCCCTAGCGCTTCAGAGACTTGCCTACCTCGAAAGATAGCCCCACATTTTTCCGAGCATGTGGCTTAGTTCGCCGTGATCTTCCCGGTCTCGATCACCTTGCCCCAGCGCGCATATTCCTCGGCCTGGAACCGGGTGAATTCCTCGGGCGTGTTGCCGACGATCTCGAAGCCCAGCTCCAGCAGCTTGGGCTTCACCGAGGCGTCGTTCAGGCTTTCCACGATGGCGGTGCGCAGCTTGTCGCGCACGTCGGTCGGAAAGCCCTTGGGCGCGGCGAAGGCCTGCCACGAGGTCACCGTCACGCCCTTCAGGCCCAGCTCTTCCATGGTCGGCACGTCGGGCAGCAGCGGCGAGCGCTTGGCGCTGGTGACGGCCAGCGCGCGCAGCTTGCCCGACTGCACGTGCGTCAGACACGTGTTGATGTTGCTGAAGCTGGCGTTCACCTGGCCGCCGATCAGGTCCATGATGGCCGGGGCGCCGCCCTTGTAGGGCACGTGCGTGGCTTCGGTCTTGGTTTCCTGCCAGAAGAGTTCGGCCGTCAGGTGGTCCGAGGTGCCGTTGCCCGCCGAGGCAAAGGTCATCTTGCCCGGGTTGGCCTTCAGGTAGGCCAGCACGTCGTTGACGGACTTGTACGGCGAGTTGGCCGGCACCACCAGGACATTGGGCGCCTGCACGGCGACGGTGATGTAGTCGAAGTCCTTGCGCGGGTCGTAGCCCGGGTCCTTGACCAGGTGCGGGCCGATCACGAAGGGGCCCAGCGAGGAGACGAAGAGGGTGTAGCCATCGGGAGCGGCGCGCTTGGCCACCGTGGCGCCCAGGGTGCCGCCGGCGCCGGGCCGGTTCTCGGTCACGAAGGTGCCGCCGAATTTTTCCTGCAGCTTGGCGCCCACGGCGCGGGCGATGAAATCCGTCGAGCCGCCTGGCGGGAAGGGCACGAGCATCGTCACCGGTTTCGCGGGCCAGGTCTGGGCCTGTGCCGTGGCGGCGACGGCCAGGCCGAGCGCCAGCGTGGTCAGCAGTTTCTTCATGGATGTCTCCTCAAGGGTGTCGGCGTCTTCGCGCCGGTGGTGCTGCTTGGCGCCCCGCGCGACGCGCGGGGCGGATTGCAATCAGGCTCGCTTGCCCACTTCCACCTTCTCCCGGGTCCAGGCGCGGGCCTGTTCGCTGAGCGACAGGCCCAGGCCGGGCCGCGTGGGCACGAGCATGCGCCCGTCCCGGATCTCGAGCCGCTCGTTGAAGAGCGGCTCGAGCCAGTCGAAGTGCTCGACCCACGGTTCCGTAGGATATGCCGCGGCCAGGTGGACGTGAAGCTCCATCGCGAAGTGCGGGGCCAGCATCGCGCCGGCCTGTTCCGCCTGCGCGGCGATCTTCAGGAAAGGGGTGATGCCGCCCACGCGGGGCGCGTCGGGCATCAGGTAGTCGGCCGCCCGATGGCGGATCAGCTCGCCGTGTTCGGCGGCGCTGGTCAGCATCTCGCCGGTGGCGATGGGGGTGTCGAACTGCGTGGCGAGCGCCGCGTGGCCCTCGTGGTCGTAGGCGTCCAG from Orrella dioscoreae includes the following:
- a CDS encoding phenylacetate--CoA ligase family protein, which encodes MSEYFDALETRDPERRERDLMAALPGAVARAVSSAPAVARQLQGVDPWAVRGREALAQLPVLRKHELLEAQQSARAPGAGAAPTLQRVFGGFSTIGWGQSLRVFASPGPIYEPESARPDYWRFARALYAAGFRAGELAYNCFSYHFTPAGSMMETAAHAVGCTVFPGGTGQTEQQVRAMHDLAPSGYTGTPSFLKIILEKADEMGVPLLSVRRALVSGEAFPPSLRDWLRARGIDGYQAYGSADLGMIAFETPAREGLVLGEDILVEIVRPGTGIPVPDGEVGEVVVTTLNPDYPLVRFGTGDLSAVLPGRSPCGRTNTRIKGWMGRADQTTKVRGLFVHPPQVADIVSRHPEIRRARLVVSGAAGSDVLHLRVEADAWPPGLAEKIAGSVRDVTKLRAEVEHVRQGDLPNDGKVIEDARSYE
- a CDS encoding restriction endonuclease fold toxin 5 domain-containing protein, with protein sequence MPAPLAIPIATWITEALIAAAGRLAVGAATGAAVGGVAALPGDTPREDSEAKSGAMATDRELSRTAEACKKCPPDMGLMVRQPHGVNWNAYTYQARITGFPFDTVSCRWSDEWVWMGVRFDGFVSGECLLQEAKGNYDQFVDRDGEVKEWFFGFDDMEIEAGRQAMVVRGSAPARLRWYFQTPKAWGLMRPALTALSIESIFVP
- a CDS encoding immunity 52 family protein, translated to MLITCQFKDSTLRSDDFNEMLRRLHIIAKLLADKSEGLTHWFAQGNSREEAFLYPAFEGDEASTALLAVLQHKFHADKSFTFVSIWNGAEKPQDGVVLAMHVNSVGAPCTIKISYHKRRDDRFGKADSVKDILISLISLFPAQYISVAPRYYDQHQVFEDKPGAGWMLYLPRVITAQQLPEAQALIPTPSAGKKQKGTIIISTLDEIFSLDNARHIERANQIELRLVDQDLIDTYADMYQSAD
- a CDS encoding Bug family tripartite tricarboxylate transporter substrate binding protein — translated: MKKLLTTLALGLAVAATAQAQTWPAKPVTMLVPFPPGGSTDFIARAVGAKLQEKFGGTFVTENRPGAGGTLGATVAKRAAPDGYTLFVSSLGPFVIGPHLVKDPGYDPRKDFDYITVAVQAPNVLVVPANSPYKSVNDVLAYLKANPGKMTFASAGNGTSDHLTAELFWQETKTEATHVPYKGGAPAIMDLIGGQVNASFSNINTCLTHVQSGKLRALAVTSAKRSPLLPDVPTMEELGLKGVTVTSWQAFAAPKGFPTDVRDKLRTAIVESLNDASVKPKLLELGFEIVGNTPEEFTRFQAEEYARWGKVIETGKITAN
- a CDS encoding DUF4123 domain-containing protein, whose translation is MPGDIEDYLAATQQQVSHPLRLYGLADGVLHAHANPAAPLSRSSSCIALFDHTPDHALAHAGPWLLDATDPAGPDRATLKRLGCSGDGCIWLISTHSFADLADALRARLDVRLPSGATALLRYYDARISEQILAVLSITQRAEFFGPVRQWLSQCQGRLTRIYPTHAD
- a CDS encoding PAAR domain-containing protein — translated: MAGRAIIRKGDSTSHGGTVIEGHAMGILFGREIALVGHLVVCQKCKGAFPILPDAGRRHTFMDKETAVEGMRTACGAVLIASQTVACIDEAAGTTGPRNSITPQSGTLCQECLETAARNAATLVTRG
- a CDS encoding amino acid ABC transporter substrate-binding protein is translated as MKAWKAVAGALALMAAQGAHAATTLETVKQRGVVQCGTTTGFAGFSAPDAQGNWKGLDVDLCRAVAAAVFGDAGKMKIVPLNAQQRFTALQSGEIDLLARNTTVTQQRDTALGIIHAGINFYDGQGFLVPRALGVKSAREIDGATICLQTGTSNENTLADWARAHQVKYKPVVIESFNEVVNAFAAGRCDVFSTDASGLASIRISKLQNPDDYVVLPEIISKEPLGPFVRQGDDTWLNVVKWSLFAMIEAEEYGVTSKNVGQMLESANPNVRRLLGVTPGAGKNMGLSETWARSIIEQVGNYGESFDRNVGLGSPLKIERGLNRQWTDGGLMYALPVR
- a CDS encoding LysR family transcriptional regulator, which produces MSPAGAPSQPDLNDIALFVEVARRGNISRAADTTGVPASTVSRRLRKLEATLGVSLLVRTTRQITLTDAGRLYFERCRQLVEEVRDAHSVLHELGVRPRGTLRVLLPEPLEALDFSQLAREFAEHWPELEYRYDYSHEPNPHPARQFDVALRWGEQADSDLIARRLADIPHQLYASPHYLREHGVPASPGDLIRHECLGSDVCGELSAWTLERDGERVRIPVTGRFGSNNPELLRRLAITGAGIVALPCVGSRQPDHMVPVLPAWQLASIPLYAMFASRRPPARTRVFLDFLQARIQEMLHCKRDAVAA
- a CDS encoding porin; amino-acid sequence: MKFKLCALAATLAAGLVSAAQAQTTVTLYGVVDLGIGYEKVEGPNGFEQSRVGMIDGGHGSSRFGLKGAEDLGGGLKAIFTLENGYNASTGKQGQSGRLFGRQATLGLQSDSWGKIQAGLNKNFQTSWVGEAVSPFGTNFGSASIGSTFSGAASVRYDNLVTYETPKFGGFQAGVGYSFNADSGKTNTGFATDLNNRATTLGLRYSAGPVYLAAAYDSVNLSNQNSRDEDEIQSFMLGGTYDFEVVKIGLAYGQVRDGWMKNTDIGVGPSGARYAGSYTAAKGFRANSYLVAATVPLGANKVFASWQAADPKNDKLNGQDETTNVYSIGFTHDLSKRTNVYAYASYADNFYFREDVKSTSVAVGLRHRF